A genomic stretch from Erigeron canadensis isolate Cc75 chromosome 9, C_canadensis_v1, whole genome shotgun sequence includes:
- the LOC122580906 gene encoding pentatricopeptide repeat-containing protein At3g16010 encodes MTMNPITFRRAISTSPFLSHRIKQTDNEIVQMFRLSTPREDSNNLPVNRKASKRANGGSSSGRMLDERFIKILKIFKWGPDAEKALEVLKLRVDHRLVREVLSIDVDVNVKLQFFKWAGKRRHFEHDNTTYMALVCCLGDLGMFGEMWKVIQEMVRQLVVMDPKDLSEVVKLLGKAKMVNKALSLFYQVKGRKCKVNASTYNSIILMLMQENHPDKVYDLYSEMCNEGTCFPDTVTYGALISAFAKLGYDNPAIRLFEEMKENGFYPNAKIYTTLLGIHFKAGRVKKALDLVAEMRDKGCAPTVYTYTELIRGFGKAGKVEEAYKIYIDMLKQGCNPDVVLINNVVNILGRAGRLSDAQKVFEEMKLYHCQPNVVTYNTMIKAHFDCKSSPKEAFLLFEKMKENGIVPSSFTYSILIDGFCKTNRVEKALLLLEEMDEQGFPPCPAAYCSLISTLGKAKRYEAANELFQELRENCGSSTSRVYAVMIRNLGKCGHLGEARDLFNEMKKLGLVPDVYAYNALMSGMVRAGLIDEAYSLMRDMEENGCVADMNSHNIILNGLAKSGGPQRAMIMFEKMKRSNIEPDAVTYNTLLGCLSHAGMFEEAAKLMREMKSLGFEYDSITYSSIFDAVGMIHEEPTHQI; translated from the coding sequence ACAATGAAATTGTTCAAATGTTTCGGTTATCGACTCCAAGGGAAGATTCAAATAACTTACCCGTGAATCGAAAAGCATCAAAAAGGGCGAATGGGGGTAGTAGTTCTGGTAGGATGTTAGATGAGAGatttattaagattttaaagatatttaaatGGGGCCCTGATGCAGAAAAGGCTTTAGAGGTACTTAAACTACGAGTTGATCATCGATTGGTTCGTGAGGTTTTGAGTATCGATGTGGATGTAAATGTTAAGTTGCAGTTTTTTAAATGGGCTGGAAAAAGACGACATTTTGAACATGATAACACGACGTATATGGCTTTggtttgttgtttgggtgatttgggAATGTTTGGGGAGATGTGGAAGGTGATTCAAGAAATGGTACGGCAGTTGGTTGTTATGGATCCTAAGGATTTATCGGAAGTTGTGAAGCTGTTGGGGAAGGCTAAGATGGTTAATAAAGCGCTTTCGCTTTTTTATCAGGTGAAAGGGCGGAAATGTAAGGTGAATGCTAGTACTTATAACTCGATTATCTTGATGCTAATGCAAGAGAATCATCCTGATAAGGTGTACGATCTTTATAGCGAGATGTGTAATGAAGGTACTTGCTTTCCTGACACGGTAACATATGGTGCTTTGATTTCGGCGTTTGCTAAGTTAGGTTATGATAACCCTGCTATAAGATTGTTTGAGGAAATGAAGGAAAATGGGTTTTATCCTAATGCTAAGATTTATACTACTTTGTTAGGAATACACTTTAAGGCAGGGAGGGTAAAAAAGGCTCTAGATTTAGTGGCAGAGATGAGAGACAAAGGCTGTGCACCAACTGTTTATACTTATACAGAGTTAATAAGGGGGTTTGGGAAAGCTGGAAAGGTAGAAGAAGCATACAAGATTTACATCGACATGCTAAAACAGGGTTGTAACCCTGATGTTGTTCTCATAAACAATGTTGTCAACATATTGGGCCGGGCTGGTCGTTTAAGCGATGCTCAAAAGGTTTTTGAGGAGATGAAGTTATATCATTGCCAACCGAATGTGGTGACATACAACACTATGATTAAAGCCCATTTTGACTGTAAATCTTCACCAAAGGAGGCTTTCTTGTTATTTGAAAAGATGAAGGAGAATGGCATTGTCCCTAGCTCTTTTACTTACTCTATTCTCATTGACGGtttttgtaaaacaaatagaGTGGAAAAAGCCTTGTTGCTTCTCGAGGAAATGGATGAACAAGGTTTTCCTCCTTGCCCGGCTGCGTATTGTAGTTTAATTAGCACTCTTGGAAAGGCAAAACGTTATGAAGCTGCAAACGAGTTGTTTCAAGAATTAAGGGAGAATTGTGGGTCTTCTACTTCTCGGGTTTACGCCGTCATGATTAGAAATTTGGGGAAATGTGGGCATTTGGGTGAAGCCAGGGATCTTTTTAACGAGATGAAAAAATTGGGTTTGGTTCCAGATGTTTATGCCTACAACGCACTCATGTCGGGCATGGTAAGGGCGGGATTGATAGATGAAGCATATTCCTTGATGAGGGATATGGAAGAAAATGGTTGTGTGGCTGACATGAACTCgcataatataattttaaatggATTGGCAAAGAGTGGTGGTCCACAACGGGCAATGATTATGTTTGAGAAAATGAAACGTTCAAATATAGAACCGGATGCTGTCACTTATAACACCCTTCTTGGCTGTCTCAGTCATGCAGGCATGTTTGAGGAGGCTGCTAAATTGATGAGAGAGATGAAGTCACTTGGTTTTGAATATGATTCTATTACATACTCATCAATATTTGATGCAGTCGGCATGATTCATGAAGAACCCACGCATCAAATTTAG
- the LOC122581850 gene encoding trihelix transcription factor ASIL2-like, producing the protein MDDTREESKFTESNGLNQGYGSSEMPKVSVNNVSYTQSRTVDKYVDEDDDDEVEVEEDENGEQEQEETNVGDGDMNDSALQNGNDGVDNVNQYGDEDDENGEDHNGRESIVSVNMQRHPKKRKLKSLLLNYELAPRVPPPTSTRKRSFGGRNTLRDWSEQETFVLLEAWGDQFLQCGRKSLRSEEWQEVADRVSQVSKIERTDSQCRNRLDTLKKKYKKEMANLKGGGHLDTKWVYFKKMDMLLSLNLNPVKHNTNLNSANGPIDARVGSVKSDSLEGEHDDDDDDDGSDSDLLPPKKSEPGGSFKMLADSINKFSEIYEKIEKSKIQQMIELEKMRMDFLKDLELQKRQILDRAQAEMTKVQQGDYEDNDVSAENVSG; encoded by the coding sequence ATGGATGATACTCGTGAAGAGTCTAAGTTCACGGAGAGTAATGGTTTGAATCAAGGTTATGGGTCGTCTGAGATGCCAAAAGTGTCGGTTAATAATGTTAGTTACACACAGTCTCGGACTGTTGAcaaatatgttgatgaagatgatgatgacgaagtagaagtagaagaagatgaaaacggagaacaagaacaagaagaaacaaatgttgGTGATGGTGATATGAACGATTCTGCTCTGCAAAATGGGAATGATGGTGTTGATAATGTTAATCAATATGGTGACGAGGATGATGAAAACGGTGAAGATCATAATGGAAGAGAAAGTATTGTCAGTGTTAATATGCAAAGGCATCCCAAAAAGAGGAAGTTGAAGAgcttattattaaattatgaaCTTGCACCTCGAGTTCCACCTCCTACTTCTACACGGAAGCGATCCTTTGGCGGAAGAAATACACTTAGAGATTGGAGTGAACAAGAGACTTTTGTGTTATTAGAAGCTTGGGGCGATCAGTTTCTTCAATGTGGAAGAAAAAGTCTCAGATCTGAAGAATGGCAAGAAGTTGCAGATCGAGTTTCTCAAGTATCAAAAATAGAAAGAACAGATTCTCAATGTAGAAATCGTTTAGATACGTTGAagaaaaagtacaaaaaagaGATGGCTAATTTAAAAGGAGGTGGACATTTAGATACTAAATGGGTATATTTCAAGAAAATGGATATGTTATTATCATTGAATTTGAACCCCGTAAAACATAATACTAATCTAAATAGTGCAAATGGACCGATTGACGCAAGGGTCGGGTCTGTTAAATCAGATTCTCTAGAGGGTGagcatgatgatgatgatgatgatgatggttcgGATTCAGATTTGCTTCCACCCAAGAAATCAGAACCTGGGGGTTCATTCAAAATGCTTGCAGATTCTATCAATAAGTTTAGTGAAATATATGAAAAGATCGAAAAGAGCAAGATACAACAGATGATAGAGCTGGAAAAAATGAGGATGGATTTTCTTAAAGATTTGGAATTGCAGAAAAGGCAGATACTTGATAGAGCGCAAGCCGAGATGACAAAGGTACAACAAGGAGATTATGAAGATAATGATGTTTCTGCTGAAAATGTTAGCGGGTGA